One Pyrus communis chromosome 4, drPyrComm1.1, whole genome shotgun sequence genomic region harbors:
- the LOC137731996 gene encoding transmembrane 9 superfamily member 3-like: MKMNLPPILLLAALIACTATHVRSDASDHRYNEGDAVPLYSNKVGPFHNPSETYRYFDLPFCSAGDVKEKREALGEVLNGDRLVSAPYKLEFRKDKDSEVACTRKLTKEEVVQFRTAVKKDYYFQMYYDDLPIWGFLGKVDKEGKTDPREYKYFLYKHIQFDARYNKDRVIEITAKMDPHSVVDLTEDKDVDADFMYSVKWSDTNIPFENRMDKYSQSSSLPHHLEIHWFSIINSCVTVLLLTGFLATILMRVLKNDFMKYAQDEEAADDQEETGWKYIHGDVFRFPENKSLFAAAHGSGTQLFTLTIFIFMLALVGVFYPYNRGALFTALVVIYALTSGIAGYTATSFYCQLEGKNWVRNLLLTGCLFCGPLFLTFCFLNTVAIVYSATAALPFGTIVVIVLIWTLVTSPLLVLGGIAGKNNKAEFQAPVRTTKYPREIPTLPWYRTTIPQMAMAGFLPFSAIYIELYYIFASVWGHRIYTIYSILFIVFIILLIVTAFITVALTYFQLAAEDHGWWWRSFLCGGSTGLFIYGYCLYYYYARSDMSGFMQTSFFFGYMACICYGFFLMLGTVGFRAALLFVRHIYKSIKCE; encoded by the exons ATGAAGATGAACCTCCCGCCCATTCTCCTACTCGCGGCTCTAATCGCGTGCACTGCCACTCACGTCAGATCCGACGCCTCCGACCACCGCTACAACGAGGGCGACGCCGTCCCCCTCTACTCCAACAAAGTCGGGCCCTTCCACAACCCCAG CGAAACGTATCGTTATTTTGATCTGCCCTTCTGCTCAGCAG GTGATGTGAAGGAGAAGAGGGAGGCGCTCGGAGAGGTGTTGAATGGAGATCGGCTTGTTAGTGCTCCTTATAAGCTTGAGTTTAGAAAAGATAAGGACTCTGAGGTTGCTTGTACAAGGAAGCTGACCAAGGAAGAAGTTGTGCAGTTTCGAACTGCTGTGAAAAAAGACTACTACTTCCAAATGTATTATGATGACTTGCCCATCTGGGGCTTTTTGGGAAAGGTTGACAAGGAAGGAAAAACTGACCCGAGGGAATAcaaatattttctttacaaGCATATCCAATTTGATGCTCGTTACAATAAAGATCGTGTGATTGAAATCACCGCCAAGATGGACCCTCATTCTGTTGTAGACTTGACAGAGGACAAGGATGTTGATGCGGATTTCATGTACAGTGTGAAATGGTCGGATACTAACATTCCCTTCGAGAATAGAATGGATAAATACTCACAGTCCTCTTCACTGCCACATCACTTGGAAATCCATTGGTTCTCAATCATAAATTCATGCGTCACAGTTCTCCTTTTGACGGGTTTTCTTGCAACGATTCTCATGCGAGTCCTGAAGAACGATTTCATGAA gTATGCGCAAGATGAGGAAGCTGCTGATGATCAAGAAGAGACTGGATGGAAGTACATTCATGGTGATGTTTTCCGGTTTCCCGAGAACAAATCTTTGTTTGCTGCAGCCCATGGTTCTGGAACCCAGCTGTTCACTCT CACAATATTCATTTTCATGCTGGCATTGGTTGGTGTATTTTATCCATACAACCGAGGAGCTTTATTCACTGCGCTTGTGGTCATATATGCTCTTACTTCTGGCATTGCGGGATATACTGCAACTTCTTTCTATTGTCAGCTTGAAGGAAAAAACTGG GTGAGAAACTTGTTACTTACCGGGTGCCTTTTCTGCGGGCCCCTGTTCCTGACTTTCTGCTTCCTTAACACTGTTGCAATTGTTTATAGTGCAACTGCAGCTCTTCCTTTTGGTACTATTGTGGTAATTGTCCTTATTTGGACATTGGTAACATCACCATTGCTTGTCTTGGGTGGTATTGCCGGGAAAAACAACAAGGCTGAATTCCAAGCTCCCGTCCGCACCACAAAGTATCCTCGAGAAATTCCAACTCTTCCATGGTACAGGACGACCATTCCTCAGATGGCAATGGCAGGGTTTCTCCCCTTCAGTGCAATATACATTGAACTTTACTACATATTCGCCAGCGTCTGGGGTCACAGGATCTACACAATCTACAGCATCCTGTTTATTGTATTTATTATTCTTTTGATTGTCACTGCCTTTATAACTGTGGCTTTGACATATTTCCAACTTGCTGCTGAAGATCATGGGTGGTGGTGGAG GTCCTTCCTATGCGGTGGATCCACTGGCCTCTTCATCTATGGTTACTGCTTGTATTATTACTATGCCCGATCAGATATGTCTGGTTTTATGCAAACGTCGTTCTTCTTCGGTTACATGGCCTGCATTTGCTACGGCTTCTTTCTCATGCTTGGCACCGTAGGTTTCCGCGCTGCTTTGCTGTTTGTTCGTCACATTTACAAGTCCATCAAGTGTGAGTAG
- the LOC137731748 gene encoding D-galacturonate reductase-like, which yields MTPTIVPEVTLSSCDMTMPVIGMGTSSYPKVDPETTKAAILEAIRAGYRHFDTAFIYGSEQDLGEAIAEALRLGLVKSRSELFITTKLFASFAERDLVVPAINMSLRNLQLEYVDMYLIHWPFKFGKMVSSMPVEKGVLLPLDIKSVWEGMEECKRLGLARGIGVSNFTSEMLEDLLSIANIPPAVNQLEVNPLWQLKKLREFCKAKGIHVTAYSPLGASGTRYGENKVLGTKVLQDIARSKGKTTAQIALRWVYQQGVSLITKSFNKERMNQNIDIFGWSLTEEELDEISRLPQQKTIIFASIMGPHDVVLQIDAGL from the exons ATGACGCCAACGATAGTTCCTGAGGTAACACTGAGCTCTTGTGACATGACGATGCCAGTGATCGGCATGGGGACTTCATCATACCCTAAAGTTGACCCTGAAACAACCAAGGCTGCAATTCTTGAAGCCATCAGAGCGGGCTACCGCCACTTCGACACGGCCTTCATTTACGGGTCAGAGCAAGATCTCGGGGAAGCCATAGCTGAAGCACTCCGTCTTGGACTCGTCAAGTCTAGGAGTGAGCTTTTCATCACCACTAAGCTTTTTGCCAGCTTTGCTGAAAGAGACCTTGTAGTGCCTGCCATCAACATGAGTTTAAG GAATCTGCAATTGGAGTATGTGGATATGTACCTAATACATTGGCCCTTCAAATTTGGGAAAATGGTGAGCTCTATGCCAGTGGAAAAGGGGGTGTTGCTACCCTTAGATATCAAGTCGGTTTGGGAAGGAATGGAAGAATGCAAGAGACTGGGCCTTGCGAGGGGCATTGGCGTGAGTAACTTCACTTCCGAGATGCTTGAGGACCTCCTTTCGATCGCCAATATCCCTCCCGCCGTCAACCAA TTGGAGGTGAACCCGCTTTGGCAGCTGAAGAAACTGAGGGAGTTCTGTAAGGCAAAGGGCATTCATGTGACGGCCTACTCCCCGTTAGGTGCATCCGGGACTAGATATGGAGAAAACAAAGTTTTAGGCACAAAAGTCCTTCAAGACATTGCCAGGTCCAAAGGAAAAACAACTGCTCAG ATAGCGTTGAGATGGGTGTACCAACAAGGGGTGAGCTTGATAACAAAGAGCTTCAATAAGGAAAGAATGAATCAGAACATTGACATCTTCGGTTGGTCCTTGACTGAGGAGGAATTAGACGAGATTAGTCGCCTTCCTCAACAGAAAACAATCATCTTTGCCTCAATTATGGGACCGCATGACGTTGTGCTCCAGATTGATGCTGGATTATGA